Proteins encoded by one window of Desulfomonilia bacterium:
- a CDS encoding 6-phosphofructokinase, with product MTKKARQETNVKHIGIVFSGGPAPAANTVISAVAAACLKKGIKVTGFLYGYKFLENYSRDKGLIKDRHYIEIDFDLIRGLRNSQGVIIHNSRANPGSAIKKWSDLKDPVKNAKLVNIFNAFEDMKIDGLVSIGGDDTLKTANYLYSLQKEVKGLRPVKVVHVPKTIDNDYQGIDWTFGFFSAAEHAALNIRNLMADSFTSGSWFIAEIMGRKAGWLTYAAAMMAEAPKMISVEDIDEDVLDIDRLATDISMLVEARKKAGLDFGVVCVAEGIADKLPDEIRLKEIDNHGNAVLTNLEIGKMLCDRLTEVHKKRTGEKVKFIPKQIGYEARCTAPNGYDVIMASQLGAGACRAIAEEGLNGVMISLGEQLSLKYVPFKELIDQKTGLTRLKFIERDSDFYRLARVMEF from the coding sequence ATGACAAAAAAGGCCAGACAGGAAACAAACGTGAAACATATCGGCATTGTGTTTTCAGGCGGTCCCGCCCCTGCGGCAAACACGGTTATATCAGCGGTTGCTGCGGCATGCCTTAAAAAAGGAATAAAAGTCACGGGTTTTCTCTACGGGTACAAGTTTCTTGAAAACTACAGCAGGGATAAGGGCCTGATCAAGGACCGGCATTATATCGAAATTGATTTTGATTTGATCCGTGGTCTCAGAAATTCACAGGGGGTAATCATACATAATTCCCGTGCAAATCCGGGAAGTGCCATAAAAAAATGGTCTGATCTGAAGGACCCGGTCAAGAATGCAAAGCTAGTAAATATCTTTAATGCCTTTGAAGACATGAAGATTGACGGTTTGGTTTCCATTGGCGGTGATGACACCTTGAAGACTGCGAATTATCTCTACAGTTTGCAGAAAGAGGTCAAGGGATTGAGGCCGGTTAAGGTGGTACATGTTCCGAAAACAATAGATAATGACTATCAGGGCATTGACTGGACCTTCGGCTTTTTCTCCGCCGCCGAGCATGCAGCCCTCAATATCAGAAACCTGATGGCCGACAGCTTCACATCCGGGAGCTGGTTCATCGCCGAGATCATGGGCAGAAAGGCTGGATGGCTTACATATGCCGCTGCCATGATGGCGGAGGCACCTAAAATGATCTCGGTGGAAGATATTGACGAGGATGTCCTTGATATTGACAGACTTGCCACGGATATTTCCATGCTCGTCGAGGCAAGAAAAAAAGCAGGCCTTGATTTTGGTGTCGTCTGTGTAGCCGAAGGGATTGCCGATAAGCTTCCCGATGAGATACGCCTTAAGGAAATAGACAATCACGGCAATGCCGTGCTCACCAACCTGGAAATAGGCAAGATGCTTTGCGATAGACTTACTGAAGTCCATAAAAAAAGAACAGGAGAAAAGGTGAAATTCATACCGAAACAGATCGGCTATGAAGCAAGGTGCACAGCGCCCAACGGCTATGATGTCATCATGGCAAGCCAGCTCGGGGCCGGGGCATGCCGGGCGATTGCGGAAGAAGGCTTGAACGGAGTAATGATAAGCCTCGGCGAGCAGCTTTCTCTGAAATATGTGCCCTTTAAGGAGCTTATTGATCAGAAGACAGGACTGACCAGACTCAAATTCATCGAAAGGGACAGCGATTTTTACAGGCTGGCCAGGGTGATGGAGTTTTAA